The DNA segment ATGTGGGCCAACCGGCGATTTCCAACTTGCTCAATCGTGGTTGCCGACCACAACGGCGCACTATCGAGCGGATAGCTAATTCGCTAGGTGTCTCATGCCAAGAGATATGGCCCGGGGAATAATTCATGGGGCAGCTTCATTTCTACTCTGCTTGCTGGAGTAAATTTAGATGAGTGGAATCGGGGTTTTGCTAGTAACTTTTAGCCTCGATCCAAATCCAGGACCTCGGCGGCGATTTGGCGAATTTCTTGCTGGATTTCTTCCACCGGACGGTCGGCATCAACCACGGCGATGCGGTCCGGCTGGCGCAGGGCCTCCGCTAAAAAGCCCGCCCGCAGTTTGGTGGCAAAGTCCGCCCCTTGTTGCTCCATGCGATCCAACGGGCGATTCAGTCGCGCTGCGGCCGCCGCGGGAGAAAGATCGAGCACAAAAGTGAGATCGGGCAATAGACCCGCCGTGGCAGTTTTGCCAATTTGCCATAGTAATTCCACATCCAGCCCCCCGGCGTAGCCCTGGTACACCACATTGGCCAGCAAATACCGGTCGCTCACCACAATTTCTCCCCGCGCGAGCGCGGGTTGTATCACACTTTGCACCAATTGGGCGCGCGCCGCCATGTACAAAAACATCTCCGCCGGCCGGTCGATCGTCAATTCCGCCCGATGCAGCAGCAAATCGCGAATCGCCTCCCCCAGGGGGGTGCTCCCGGGATCACGGCAGGTCGCCACGGTATGGCCTTGTTCCGACAGCCACTGGCAAAATTGTTGAATCTGGGTGGACTTGCCCACGCCATCCAACCCATCAAATGCAAAAAACATAATTGAGGCAAATCAATATAAAAAAACCGGCGAGGTTGTGGTTGCTATAACTCCCTGACAGGGATGCAGGGGGTGAAGCGCCCGAGGGCGGGCGGCCAAAAGTCAAACCTTGCCCTTTATACCAAGTTTTCCCAGTTAAAAGAAACCGCCCAGGCGTCAAAGTTATGGTGAATTGGCCAATCCCGTTTTGGGGAGGGTGTCGCAAGCCTTTCTCCGCCTTGACCGATATAGGGGAAGAGCAAGCGGGGATACGTGGCGAGAACCCTCTTTAGGTGGCCTGGCAAGCTATGCACAACGGCATGTTAGAGCGTTTGACGTGTGATGAATACTGGACGACACAGGTCTTGACGGCGACACCCCAAAAGCTGCAATTGATGCTCATTGACGCGGCGTTGCGGCACTGTCGCCGGGCCGCGGACGATTACGCCCACGGCGAGTTTATCGCCGGGGGAGAGCCCCTGCTGAAAGCGCAAGAAATCTTTACCGAAATTATGTCCGCCGCGCGCCAAGGGGCCGACCAAAACCCGCTGGGAAGGCGGATCGTCGGGCTATACAACTTTTTATTTCGGCAATTGGTCATCGCGCATGTCCAGCATGACGCCGAAAAAATCGCCACCGTCATGGACATCTTGGAAATCGAGCGGGAAACCTGGCAGCAATTGTGCGAAAAACTGGGGACCGACACGATGGGGACAGCCACGACGGATCAATTGGCCAGTTCGGGATATTCGTTTCAGGCCTAAGCCAGCCAGCATTCGAGCATCTAAAAAACCCGCTAGCAAGGGAACCATTGTCGCTAGCGTTCCCCGGGCCGGGGAAAAACTGGCGATTTTCCCCGCCCCTTGCCACCGCGTCACAGCTTTCCAGTCCGGCCCGCGCCCAGCGCGCGGTTACGCGCGCGAAAAGCAATTGGGCAATTGCTGAATTTCCCGGACAGTTCTTGCCGAAAGATATTGCGCGGCAAAGTTTGTGCGAACTCCCTTCTTTGACATTCGCGGAACGTCCGGTTCTGCTGCCAAATTGTCTTTCTTTCAGGTGCCAGCATGTTGCGCATATTTATTGGATTTGATTCGCGTTTTCCCGAACCGGCGGATGTCCTGGCTTATAGTTTTCGCAAGCATGCTAGCATTCCGCTGGAGATTCGCTATCTAAAGTTATCAGAGCTGGGCTTGAACCGCGCGCATGATCCGCTGGCCTCGACCGAGTTCACTTATAGCCGGTTTTTGGTGCCGCATCTGTGCAATTTTCAGGGCAAGGCCCTTTTTGTCGATAACGACATGCTGTGCCTGGGCGATGTCCGCCCCTTGGCCGAGTTGGACATGACCAACTACGCCTTGCGGGTGGTGCAGCATGATTATCAGCCGACAAACACGGTGAAAATGTATGGCGCGGTGCAAACCAGCTACCCCCGCAAAAACTGGTCCAGCATGATGCTGATGGACTGTGCCAAATTGCGGCTTTGGACCAAGGAACTGGTCGAGACCCAAACCGGAGCGTACCTGCACCGCTTTCAGGATATTCCGGACGCGCAAATTGGCGAACTGCCAAAAACGTGGAACACGCTGGATTGGATGGATGAGCAAACGCAACTGATCCACTACACCAACGGCGGTCCCTGGTTTGAACAATATCTCAATCATCCCCACGCGGGAATCTGGTTTCGCTATCGGGATGAATACCGCGCTCAACTGGCGACGCAAGAAGCGGCCAAACAAAAATCCCTGCTGAAAAGCCGGGCGGTTGTGCCACCGCTCTCCTTCCCGCTGCATGGCAGCATGCAACTGCCGTTAGGGAAATAGGCAAGCCACGTGGCATACACATCCCCGCAGCGTAGCATAAGCGTCGCGCCCATGAATGGCGCCCTCGCGCTTCGCCTAGGCGATAGCTAATACCCCGCATGGCATCTCACCACTCATGCCAAGATGGCCATGCTACGTGTTTGCTAGCATTTACTGCGGCTACAGCGGGGAATCTCTCTTGACCGGCGTGGACGTGGATTTTATCCTCTGCCGACTTCCGCACATTCGGCTCCCCGCGCGCTCTCCTCGTGGATCAGGGATGGTCCCGGCGCGCGGTACCTGCCCTCCACGTTGCCTGGCGGCCCCGGCCCCTGTTTGGCGTGGATGGCTCCGACGGCGGACTAGCCCCGAGTTTTGTCGATGCCATCCAGCGTACCCCCCGCGCTCCCCCGCGATGTTATCGCGCGGCGAACATTTTTGACCGCAGCCCTGTGGGGAAGTTCTTGCCTGGGCGTCTCCCTGACCCTGGGCTGCTCCTCCTTTACCTTGCGCAACCAAAGTCCGGAAATCGCCACGCTGGACGATGAATCCGCCGAAAAAACGCGGCTGGTTGGGGATGTCTCGGGCCCTTATGGACTCAATTATGTCAAGGTTGAGGCTCCCGGCCTGGTCGTGGGGTTAAAAAACACCGGCAGCGATCCCCCCCCTTCGTCCCAGCGGTCGCAGCTGATGGCCGACATGCTGGCCCGCAATGTGCACGAGCCGAACAAACTGTTGGCCAGTCCCCAAACCTCGTTGGTGTGGGTGCAGACCTGGCTTCCTCCGGGAGCGCAGGTCGGCGACGAACTCGATTTGGAAATTCGCGTGCCGGAAGGAAACGAAACCACCGATCTGAGCGGCGGCTGGCTGATGGAAGTTTCGCTCAAGGAGATGGTGGCGGTCAATAACGCCATTCACACGGGGCATGTCATGGCCGAAGCGGAAGGGGCGGTCCTGGTCAACCCGTCACTGGACAACTCGGACTCTTCCCCCCGCACCAAGGGGCGCGTCCTTAGCGGCGCTCGGGTAAAAAAAGCCCGCAAGCTGGGCCTGGTGCTCAAGCGCGAGGACAAGTCGGTCTTTTTAAGCAAGCAAATCGGCGATGCGCTGAATAAACGCTTTCACACCCATCAACACGGGACTAAACACGGCATTGCCAACCCCAAAAGCGATGAATACATCGAACTAGAGGCGCATCCCCGGTACAAGCATAACTTGCCGCGCTACATCCGCGTGGTGCGGGCGGTCCCCCTGTCCGAAAATAGCCCCCAGCGCCTGGCCCGGCTGGAACTGCTGGAACGGCAACTGCTGGATCCGATCACCGCTCCCAATGCGGCGATCCGGCTGGAGGCGATCGGCAAAGAAGCCGTCCCCGTCCTGCGCAAAGGGTTGGAATCCACCGTCCCCGAAGTCCGTTTTTACGCCGCCGAGGCCCTGGCGTATCTGGATGATTCTCACGCGGCCGGACCGTTGGCCCTGGCCGCCCGCGATGAACCGGCGTTCCGCGTCTTTGCCCTAACAGCGCTGTCGACAATGGACGATATCGCCGCCAGTGATGAACTAAAGGCCCTCTTGGACTCCCCCAGCGCGGAGACCCGCTACGGGGCGTTCCGCGCGCTGTGGGGGATGAACGCCGCAGACCCGGCCATTCGCGGAGAGTTTTTAGGGAACAAAGTCTGGCTGCATCGCATCGCCAGCCAGGCCCCCGCGCTGGTGCACGTCTCCCGCCAGGGCCGGCCCGAAATTGTGCTGTTTGGCGCAGCGCACCAGCTTACCGCCACCTTGTCCATCGAAGCCGGGCAAAGCATCATCGTCCGGGTCGACTCCCCCGAACGGATCGTCCTGAGCCGCTTTTTACCCGGCGAACCCGACCAACGCCTGGAATGCCCCAATGACCTGGGCGAAGTCATCCGCAAAATCGTGGAAATTGGCGGCAAGTATCCCGACGTGGTCCACTTTTTAACAGAGGCCAACCGCCAGCAAGCGCTCAATTGCCGCTTTGAGGTGGACAAACTGCCCCAAACCGGCCGCCGTTATGACCGCACCAAGCACGAGGACACCGCCCATACCGAGGATGAGGCCTACGAAGTCTCCTGGGCGTTGCCTAATCTGTTTGGCGGTCGGCAGGCACAAACCGTGGAAACACCCCTGGAAGTCCCGGAAGAACCGCAAAATTCCACGAAAAACTGACGTTACCCGCCTGACGATCCTTCTCGGTCCAAGTAAAATAAAAGTGATCTGAAATGTTTTGC comes from the Pirellulales bacterium genome and includes:
- the tmk gene encoding dTMP kinase, whose amino-acid sequence is MFFAFDGLDGVGKSTQIQQFCQWLSEQGHTVATCRDPGSTPLGEAIRDLLLHRAELTIDRPAEMFLYMAARAQLVQSVIQPALARGEIVVSDRYLLANVVYQGYAGGLDVELLWQIGKTATAGLLPDLTFVLDLSPAAAAARLNRPLDRMEQQGADFATKLRAGFLAEALRQPDRIAVVDADRPVEEIQQEIRQIAAEVLDLDRG
- a CDS encoding flagellar basal body P-ring protein FlgI, giving the protein MPSSVPPALPRDVIARRTFLTAALWGSSCLGVSLTLGCSSFTLRNQSPEIATLDDESAEKTRLVGDVSGPYGLNYVKVEAPGLVVGLKNTGSDPPPSSQRSQLMADMLARNVHEPNKLLASPQTSLVWVQTWLPPGAQVGDELDLEIRVPEGNETTDLSGGWLMEVSLKEMVAVNNAIHTGHVMAEAEGAVLVNPSLDNSDSSPRTKGRVLSGARVKKARKLGLVLKREDKSVFLSKQIGDALNKRFHTHQHGTKHGIANPKSDEYIELEAHPRYKHNLPRYIRVVRAVPLSENSPQRLARLELLERQLLDPITAPNAAIRLEAIGKEAVPVLRKGLESTVPEVRFYAAEALAYLDDSHAAGPLALAARDEPAFRVFALTALSTMDDIAASDELKALLDSPSAETRYGAFRALWGMNAADPAIRGEFLGNKVWLHRIASQAPALVHVSRQGRPEIVLFGAAHQLTATLSIEAGQSIIVRVDSPERIVLSRFLPGEPDQRLECPNDLGEVIRKIVEIGGKYPDVVHFLTEANRQQALNCRFEVDKLPQTGRRYDRTKHEDTAHTEDEAYEVSWALPNLFGGRQAQTVETPLEVPEEPQNSTKN
- a CDS encoding glycosyltransferase — its product is MLRIFIGFDSRFPEPADVLAYSFRKHASIPLEIRYLKLSELGLNRAHDPLASTEFTYSRFLVPHLCNFQGKALFVDNDMLCLGDVRPLAELDMTNYALRVVQHDYQPTNTVKMYGAVQTSYPRKNWSSMMLMDCAKLRLWTKELVETQTGAYLHRFQDIPDAQIGELPKTWNTLDWMDEQTQLIHYTNGGPWFEQYLNHPHAGIWFRYRDEYRAQLATQEAAKQKSLLKSRAVVPPLSFPLHGSMQLPLGK
- a CDS encoding flagellar export chaperone FliS gives rise to the protein MLERLTCDEYWTTQVLTATPQKLQLMLIDAALRHCRRAADDYAHGEFIAGGEPLLKAQEIFTEIMSAARQGADQNPLGRRIVGLYNFLFRQLVIAHVQHDAEKIATVMDILEIERETWQQLCEKLGTDTMGTATTDQLASSGYSFQA